One genomic segment of Panicum virgatum strain AP13 chromosome 2N, P.virgatum_v5, whole genome shotgun sequence includes these proteins:
- the LOC120658163 gene encoding protein XAP5 CIRCADIAN TIMEKEEPER isoform X3 produces MSGFGDGYVGTAQDAVKIRRLEKQREAERRKIEELKNKSADGQPGLLQFGSSTSEILETAFKKETVGLVTREQYVEKRVNIRTKIEEEEKEKLQKLQQEEEELQMQKRKKRRVKGDPRLSFCDDIENGSDEDDFENQTQKKNGPIKLGKDPTVETSFLPDREREAEEQAERERLKKQWLREQELIKNEPLSITYSYWDGTGHRRVIQVRKGDTIGEFLRAVQQQLAPEFREVRTTSVENLLYVKEDLIIPHQHSFYELIINKARGKSGPLFHFDVHEDVRTIADATKEKDESHAGKVVERHWYEKNKHIFPASRWEIYDPTKKWERYTIHGD; encoded by the exons ATGTCGGGGTTCGGCGATGGGTACGTGGGGACGGCGCAGGACGCGGTGAAGATCCGGCGGCTAGAGAAGCAGCGCGAGGCGGAGCGCCGCAAGATCGAGGAGCTGAAGAACAAATCTGCCGACGGGCAGCCCGGCCTCCTGCAGTTCGGCTCCAGCACTTCCGAG ATTCTTGAGACTGCATTTAAGAAGGAAACAGTTGGTCTCGTCACGAGAGAGCAGTATGTGGAAAAG AGGGTTAACATCCGAACCAAGATcgaggaggaagagaaagagaaaCTTCAGAAGTTACAACAAGA AGAAGAAGAATTACAAAtgcagaaaaggaaaaagaggagAGTGAAGGGTGATCCACGATTATCTTTCTGTGACGACATTGAGAATGGAAGTGATGAAGATGATTTTGAGAATC AAACTCAAAAGAAAAATGGCCCTATCAAACTTGGAAAAGATCCAACTGTCGAGACAAGTTTTCTACCAGACAG AGAGAGGGAGGCAGAGGAACAGGCAGAACGAGAACGACTGAAGAAGCAGTGGTTGCGTGAGCAGGAGTTGATCAAAA ATGAACCTCTCTCAATTACCTACAGTTACTGGGATGGGACTGGGCACAGGagagttatccag GTTCGTAAAGGTGACACTATTGGAGAATTCCTAAGGGCTGTTCAACAGCAACTTGCCCCTGAGTTCCGTGAAGTACGGACAACGTCAGTTGAGAACCTTCTTTATGTGAAGGAGGATCTTATCATTCCTCAT CAACACAGCTTCTATGAATTAATTATTAACAAAGCGAGGGGCAAGAGTGGACCG CTTTTCCATTTTGATGTTCATGAGGATGTTCGTACCATCGCTGATGCAACGAAAGAAAAAGATGAG TCTCACGCGGGGAAGGTTGTAGAGAGGCATTGGTATGAGAAAAATAAGCATATATTTCCGGCCTCAAGATGGGAG ATCTATGACCCAACTAAAAAGTGGGAGCGCTACACAATCCATGGGGACTAG
- the LOC120658163 gene encoding protein XAP5 CIRCADIAN TIMEKEEPER isoform X2, whose translation MSGFGDGYVGTAQDAVKIRRLEKQREAERRKIEELKNKSADGQPGLLQFGSSTSEILETAFKKETVGLVTREQYVEKRVNIRTKIEEEEKEKLQKLQQEEEELQMQKRKKRRVKGDPRLSFCDDIENGSDEDDFENQETQKKNGPIKLGKDPTVETSFLPDREREAEEQAERERLKKQWLREQELIKNEPLSITYSYWDGTGHRRVIQVRKGDTIGEFLRAVQQQLAPEFREVRTTSVENLLYVKEDLIIPHQHSFYELIINKARGKSGPLFHFDVHEDVRTIADATKEKDESHAGKVVERHWYEKNKHIFPASRWEIYDPTKKWERYTIHGD comes from the exons ATGTCGGGGTTCGGCGATGGGTACGTGGGGACGGCGCAGGACGCGGTGAAGATCCGGCGGCTAGAGAAGCAGCGCGAGGCGGAGCGCCGCAAGATCGAGGAGCTGAAGAACAAATCTGCCGACGGGCAGCCCGGCCTCCTGCAGTTCGGCTCCAGCACTTCCGAG ATTCTTGAGACTGCATTTAAGAAGGAAACAGTTGGTCTCGTCACGAGAGAGCAGTATGTGGAAAAG AGGGTTAACATCCGAACCAAGATcgaggaggaagagaaagagaaaCTTCAGAAGTTACAACAAGA AGAAGAAGAATTACAAAtgcagaaaaggaaaaagaggagAGTGAAGGGTGATCCACGATTATCTTTCTGTGACGACATTGAGAATGGAAGTGATGAAGATGATTTTGAGAATC AAGAAACTCAAAAGAAAAATGGCCCTATCAAACTTGGAAAAGATCCAACTGTCGAGACAAGTTTTCTACCAGACAG AGAGAGGGAGGCAGAGGAACAGGCAGAACGAGAACGACTGAAGAAGCAGTGGTTGCGTGAGCAGGAGTTGATCAAAA ATGAACCTCTCTCAATTACCTACAGTTACTGGGATGGGACTGGGCACAGGagagttatccag GTTCGTAAAGGTGACACTATTGGAGAATTCCTAAGGGCTGTTCAACAGCAACTTGCCCCTGAGTTCCGTGAAGTACGGACAACGTCAGTTGAGAACCTTCTTTATGTGAAGGAGGATCTTATCATTCCTCAT CAACACAGCTTCTATGAATTAATTATTAACAAAGCGAGGGGCAAGAGTGGACCG CTTTTCCATTTTGATGTTCATGAGGATGTTCGTACCATCGCTGATGCAACGAAAGAAAAAGATGAG TCTCACGCGGGGAAGGTTGTAGAGAGGCATTGGTATGAGAAAAATAAGCATATATTTCCGGCCTCAAGATGGGAG ATCTATGACCCAACTAAAAAGTGGGAGCGCTACACAATCCATGGGGACTAG
- the LOC120658163 gene encoding basic proline-rich protein isoform X1, with the protein MASLTILLLARFSSSIAVSSNSYISRSTEQQIIATVAPAVVPDVDGQSTQPFLTSPSGSFTAYLRRGVDSAGGLGGDACYVQVQQAGAGGSVWESDCTPVGGADACDLAFSPVGLELFAGGHSLWDTGVDAADPWTLSLDDGGDMKIISKEGVTVWTASGEPWTGQQCGAPLPVSPEPSTDSALPPPSTAGSKLVTPPSATLAGAGSTDFSSGDQPAPPPVDTLPEMPVQPPVDTAPEQPLAPPPADASPDLPDLPLPPPPAYTSPDSPDQPLPPPPLADVSPPPAPATFGPDTPVAPPFGVPLGTPPPGDDSSLPGIATPPGDEPGSPGGGPFSGPSPAGMPHPHGPAHPHQLPLGASPPLPDALAPGAHGAGAGKQPGVPFGHGQQPEGQGVFGRQPQLLNDEGQALEESSGGWSGSERGEVAATLFAVMATALGFGF; encoded by the coding sequence ATGGCTTCCCTCACCATCCTCCTCTTAGCGCGCTTCTCCAGCTCCATAGCCGTCTCCTCCAATTCCTACATCTCGAGGAGCACTGAGCAGCAGATCATCGCCACCGTGGCGCCGGCCGTTGTTCCTGACGTCGACGGCCAGAGCACGCAGCCGTTCCTCACCTCGCCCTCCGGGTCGTTCACGGCCTACCTCCGCCGCGGAGTGGACAGCGCCGGCGGCCTTGGCGGCGACGCGTGCTATGTCCAAGTCCAGcaggcgggcgccggcggcagcgtgTGGGAGTCGGACTGCACGCCGGTGGGCGGCGCCGACGCGTGCGACCTGGCGTTCTCGCCGGTCGGGCTCGAGCTCTTCGCGGGCGGGCACTCGTTGTGGGACACCGGGGTCGATGCCGCCGACCCTTGGACGCTGAGCCTTGACGACGGCGGCGATATGAAGATTATTAGCAAGGAAGGTGTGACAGTGTGGACGGCAAGCGGCGAGCCCTGGACGGGGCAGCAGTGCGGGGCACCCTTGCCGGTGTCCCCGGAACCATCGACGGACAGCGCGCTCCCACCGCCGTCGACCGCCGGTTCGAAACTCGTGACGCCGCCGTCAGCGACTCTTGCCGGTGCCGGGAGCACGGACTTTTCTTCTGGAGACcaaccagcgccgccacccgtcGACACGTTGCCGGAAATGCCGGTTCAGCCGCCCGTTGACACGGCGCCCGAGCAGCCACTGGCACCGCCGCCAGCAGACGCGTCACCCGACTTGCCGGACCTGcctctgccaccgccgccggcttaCACGTCTCCCGACTCGCCGGaccagccgctgccgccacccccGCTAGCTGACGTGTCGCCGCCTCCTGCCCCGGCTACCTTTGGCCCTGACACGCCAGTAGCGCCCCCTTTCGGCGTGCCACTCGGCACCCCTCCGCCCGGCGACGACTCATCACTCCCAGGCATCGCCACGCCGCCTGGCGATGAACCAGGCTCGCCAGGCGGCGGGCCCTTCTCGGGACCATCCCCTGCCGGCATGCCGCACCCGCACGGGCCGGCGCATCCGCACCAGCTGCCCCTcggagcctcgccgccgctgccggacgCGCTGGCGCCGGGTGCGCACGGCGCGGGAGCCGGGAAGCAGCCCGGGGTCCCCTTCGGCCACGGGCAGCAGCCAGAGGGACAAGGCGTGTTCGGCCGGCAGCCGCAGCTGCTCAACGACGAGGGGCAGGCGTTGGAGGAGAGCTCCGGCGGGTGGTCGGGAAGCGAGCGTGGCGAAGTGGCTGCGACCTTGTTCGCTGTGATGGCGACGGCGTTGGGCTTTGGGTTTTAG